The genomic interval TCCTTCTTCCCTTTGTAGCTTCTTAATTGCCACTTCTCTTCCATCAGGAAAAACTCCCTTGTAGACCGTTCCGAATCCTCCTTTTCCTATGATTCTTTCCTCTTTGAAGTTTCCTGTTGCTTTCAATATGTCAGCATGTGTGAAAATTGTGTTGTTGATCAAGTTGAATATCTTGACAGAATCATCATGCCcttggttttttcttttttccaaaGATGGACTTTTCACTAAGAAATAAACTGTTAGAAAGAGAAGTCCAGAGACTAAAATAGAAAGTGTCAAAGCAACACAAAGATACCATATTGTGGATTTTTTCatgtgtttgttgtgaaaagttttatttctttgatctAAAGTGTTATCAAAGAATTTTGGAAAGTCTAAAAGATTGTCACCAACATAGGAATCTTTGTCAAAAGTAAGCAAGTGTCCACTTGGTGGTACTTTACCAGATAATAAAGGATTATATGAAATGTTGAACCTGCTAAGTTCATCCAAATTAACCAAACTTGTTGGAAATTCACCTGAGAAATTGTTCCAAGATAAATCAAGATTCTGCATACACTTCATGTTACCAATTTCACTTGGAATTTCACCTGAAAATTTGTTCCTAGTCATGTTCAATACTATAAGTGGTAAACCACTAATCTCAAGTGGAAATTTTCCAATGAATTTGTTGTCACCTAAATGTAACATACTGAAATTCATCATGCTACCAATTTCTGAAGGAATTTCACCACTAATTTGATTACCACTTAATTGAACATAACCAAATTTATGAGATGATTTAGTAGAAGGATCAAATGTACACATAGGAAAAATTCCATATCCTTTAAGCAATCTATCCCAAAGTGTTCTACAATTTTTCCTTGTTAAGATACTATACACAAAACTAAATGGAGGGTAATCAGCAGGTATCCATCTTTTCATCGATAAACATTCGCTATTTCCCGCAATAACACCATAGgtattttttctatttgattCAAATGTTTTCATAGCATTTCTTCCAATTTTGGTCAATTCAGAAGGAAACTTTCCAGTGAGTTTGTTGTTTGCAAGGTTCAACCATAACAAACTTGAACAGTTACCTAACTCTTTTGGAATTTCACCTGTTAATGAGTTATCAGCTAGCATTAACCACAAGAGAGAGTTCAAGTTTCCAAAATTTGGTGGTATTTTTCCAATAAAACTATTGAAACCAAGGTCAAGTCCTTGCAAATTAATCAACTTTCCTAATTCAAATGGAATAGTTCCATTGAATAGATTGTTGCCTAATGTTAAGAATGTGAGACCAGTCATTTGAGAAATTTCAACAGGTAATTGACCTGAAAAGTTGTTGAAGCTTAAATCTAATCTTGTAAGGTTACTCAATGAAAATATTCCTGATGTATTCAACCCTTTAGTGTAAGAATTTGCATGCAACAGAAGAATCTTCAATTGCTTGAATTTACCAAATATCTCTTGTACCTCACCACCAAATTTGTTCCTGCTCAAATCCAAGATAAACAAATTGTTCAAATTCAAAAGTGTATCTGGAATATCTCTTGAGAAACTGTTATTTTGCAAGAACAATGATTGTAGACCAGAAATTGAACCAATTTCATGAGGTATTTCCTCACTAAAATTGTTACTAGAAAGATTGAGAATCTTCAAATTCTTGCAATTTGCAACCTCCTTAGGTGGTTTACCAACAAATCCATTAACTGAAATATCCAATTTTTCAAGACTACAATTCTTTAAAAAAGCTTGTGAAGGAACAATCCCACTAAGATGATTCTCAGAAATGGAAAACTGTTTCAACCTTGAAATTCCATTCCAAATTCCACCACTTAGATTATTTGTGCTCAAATCCAAgtacttcaattttagacactTATCAAAACACTTATCAATCTTACCAAAAAAATGATTATCTGAAACATTCAAAGTAACCAAACTATCACAATTATCAACAAAATTCAACTCAATCTCCCCTTGAATTCTATTCATAGATAAATCCAATGTTTGCAACTTTTTCAAACCAATCAAATTCATCTCTCCTTCAAGAATATTATGAGATAAATTTAGATACACAAGCTTATGACAGTTACTTAAATCTTCAGGAATCTCACCTGAGAGAGTGTTCAAAGAGACATCAAGGTATGTGAGTTCACTAAGCTGAGAGAAATTCTGAAACATTTTACCTGATATTTCACTTGCTGAGATGTCTACACTCACAACCCTCCATTTTTTACCTTTGATTAAGCTGCAAGATATTCCTGACCACTCACATGGATTtgaattattgttgttgttgttccaTCTTATATACTCTCCTCTATTTGCAAATGTTTGATTTTCCAAATAGGATTTCAACTTCAACAATACTTGTTTGTCTGTTTCCAATGAATCTCCAATAACTACTTTACCTGTCAAATAAAAtcaacacaaatttaaaaaaccatATTATATATTCCCTCTTTATGCAAATATTATATGCATGTACTTTTTTCTTTATACTACTTTGTACAGAGACACTATATATTAGTACCCCATATGTTACAAAATAGTGTCAACCTAGGAAAACTAAAACCatgtgttattattatataaataaaaacaaaaacacacaaaaaaactATTGAGAGAATCTAAGAACATACCACCAAATTAACCAACTTGGATTATTTATAGTTTCTCTGACAGACAGGCAAATCTTGGTCGTTGAATTAATCTAATAGTTGAGAGTATATTTGATAGAT from Cicer arietinum cultivar CDC Frontier isolate Library 1 chromosome 5, Cicar.CDCFrontier_v2.0, whole genome shotgun sequence carries:
- the LOC101504173 gene encoding probable LRR receptor-like serine/threonine-protein kinase At1g74360 isoform X2, which translates into the protein MSEQKIDSWSYMLICFLILFSGKVVIGDSLETDKQVLLKLKSYLENQTFANRGEYIRWNNNNNNSNPCEWSGISCSLIKGKKWRVVSVDISASEISGKMFQNFSQLSELTYLDVSLNTLSGEIPEDLSNCHKLVYLNLSHNILEGEMNLIGLKKLQTLDLSMNRIQGEIELNFVDNCDSLVTLNVSDNHFFGKIDKCFDKCLKLKYLDLSTNNLSGGIWNGISRLKQFSISENHLSGIVPSQAFLKNCSLEKLDISVNGFVGKPPKEVANCKNLKILNLSSNNFSEEIPHEIGSISGLQSLFLQNNSFSRDIPDTLLNLNNLFILDLSRNKFGGEVQEIFGKFKQLKILLLHANSYTKGLNTSGIFSLSNLTRLDLSFNNFSGQLPVEISQMTGLTFLTLGNNLFNGTIPFELGKLINLQGLDLGFNSFIGKIPPNFGNLNSLLWLMLADNSLTGEIPKELGNCSSLLWLNLANNKLTGKFPSELTKIGRNAMKTFESNRKNTYGVIAGNSECLSMKRWIPADYPPFSFVYSILTRKNCRTLWDRLLKGYGIFPMCTFDPSTKSSHKFGYVQLSGNQISGEIPSEIGSMMNFSMLHLGDNKFIGKFPLEISGLPLIVLNMTRNKFSGEIPSEIGNMKCMQNLDLSWNNFSVKSPSLEKRKNQGHDDSVKIFNLINNTIFTHADILKATGNFKEERIIGKGGFGTVYKGVFPDGREVAIKKLQREEGMEGEKEFRAEMKVLVSGQEFGWPHPNLVTLYGWCLYGSQRILVYEYIGGGNLEELVTDTTNFKYIRRLEVAIDVAKALVYLHHECYPPIVHRDVKASNVLLDKDGKAKVTDFGLARVFDVGDTHVSTIVAGTVGYVAPEYGQTWRATTKGDVYSFGVLIMELATGRRAVDGSEECLVECVSRKGLNYFGLVGDAKEMFELLQVGVKCTNDSPQERPNMKEVLAMLIKIYNSYTNLNYGHFV
- the LOC101504173 gene encoding probable LRR receptor-like serine/threonine-protein kinase At1g74360 isoform X1, which codes for MSEQKIDSWSYMLICFLILFSGKVVIGDSLETDKQVLLKLKSYLENQTFANRGEYIRWNNNNNNSNPCEWSGISCSLIKGKKWRVVSVDISASEISGKMFQNFSQLSELTYLDVSLNTLSGEIPEDLSNCHKLVYLNLSHNILEGEMNLIGLKKLQTLDLSMNRIQGEIELNFVDNCDSLVTLNVSDNHFFGKIDKCFDKCLKLKYLDLSTNNLSGGIWNGISRLKQFSISENHLSGIVPSQAFLKNCSLEKLDISVNGFVGKPPKEVANCKNLKILNLSSNNFSEEIPHEIGSISGLQSLFLQNNSFSRDIPDTLLNLNNLFILDLSRNKFGGEVQEIFGKFKQLKILLLHANSYTKGLNTSGIFSLSNLTRLDLSFNNFSGQLPVEISQMTGLTFLTLGNNLFNGTIPFELGKLINLQGLDLGFNSFIGKIPPNFGNLNSLLWLMLADNSLTGEIPKELGNCSSLLWLNLANNKLTGKFPSELTKIGRNAMKTFESNRKNTYGVIAGNSECLSMKRWIPADYPPFSFVYSILTRKNCRTLWDRLLKGYGIFPMCTFDPSTKSSHKFGYVQLSGNQISGEIPSEIGSMMNFSMLHLGDNKFIGKFPLEISGLPLIVLNMTRNKFSGEIPSEIGNMKCMQNLDLSWNNFSGEFPTSLVNLDELSRFNISYNPLLSGKVPPSGHLLTFDKDSYVGDNLLDFPKFFDNTLDQRNKTFHNKHMKKSTIWYLCVALTLSILVSGLLFLTVYFLVKSPSLEKRKNQGHDDSVKIFNLINNTIFTHADILKATGNFKEERIIGKGGFGTVYKGVFPDGREVAIKKLQREEGMEGEKEFRAEMKVLVSGQEFGWPHPNLVTLYGWCLYGSQRILVYEYIGGGNLEELVTDTTNFKYIRRLEVAIDVAKALVYLHHECYPPIVHRDVKASNVLLDKDGKAKVTDFGLARVFDVGDTHVSTIVAGTVGYVAPEYGQTWRATTKGDVYSFGVLIMELATGRRAVDGSEECLVECVSRKGLNYFGLVGDAKEMFELLQVGVKCTNDSPQERPNMKEVLAMLIKIYNSYTNLNYGHFV